The Fimbriimonadaceae bacterium nucleotide sequence CGGACACGCCTCTTCGTCGATGCGGACGTCCAATGCGTAGTCCGCAGAACGGGCGGCACTGCTCGCCTCGCGGCCGGTGACGGCGATCACCGTCGCGCCTTGCGACCGCGCCGCCTGGACCACGCGAACGATCTCGTCCGTCTCGCCGCTGTAGCTATAGGCGAGCATGGCGTCTTCCGCCCTCACCATGCCGAGGTCGCCGTGCAGGGCCTCGGCCGCATGAAGGAAGAGGGCCGGCGTGCCCGTGGAGGCGAACGTCGCGGCCGCCTTCGCCGCAATGTGGCCGGACTTGCCCAGCCCACAGCACACGATCCTCCCCTTGCAGAGCAAGATCGTCCCGACGATCTGGTCGAAGTCCTCGCCGAGCCGGTCCGCCAAAGCCCCGAGCGCGGCCGATTCGATGCGCAAGACCCTTGCGCCGGAGGCGACGTGGGCGCTCAAAGCTCCGTCCGCCCGGGATCGACCGGGTGCAAGATCGTCTTGCCAAAGAGGGAGAACAGCCACTCGTTCGCGACACGCGCGGTCTCGTTGTGGGTGTCCCGCAGCGGGTTCACCTCCACCACGTCGACCCCGGCCAACGAATACGGGCAGAACGGGTCGTTCAAGTACGCGCAGAGCGTCTCCGCCACCAAGTGGCCCTCTCGGTAGGTGAGGCCGCCGCGCACGGCCGTCCCCGTCCCGGGCGCGATGTCCGGGTCGAAGACGTCGACGTCGAAGCTGATCCAAAGGGACTTGGCCTCCGTTTCCCGGAGCCAACGGTCTACCGCCTGCATCACCCCCAAGATGCCGTCAGAGTCCACGTCCTGCATCGTGCGGACGAACGCATCCTCAAGACGGCGAAGGTTGCGGACCTCGCCCGGGTCCACGTCCCGGAGACCGACCCAGCCCATCCGGTTGCCGGCGAGCCTCGTTTCCCCGACCAGCTCCAGGACTTGCGGCCAGAGCTCGAACAGCGGCTGGAGCCAAGGCTTCCCCCGGGGGTCTTCGTCAATGAGCGCGTCCACCGGGCTGAGATGGCTGAGGGCGCCGAGCGGCATGCCGTGGAGACGCCCGCTCGGCGTGGTGTCCGGCGTGTTCAAATCCATGTGCGCGTCGATCCAAAGCACGGCCAGCCCCTCGCGGAACACGTCGAGCGCCCCCGCGATCGAGCCGATTGAAAGGCTGTGGTCTCCTCCCAGCACGACCGGCAGCGTCTCTGAACCGATCAAGGCCGAGACTCGCGCCTTCGTCGCCTCATAGGCCCGCATCGCTTGCGCCGTTTGGTCCTGGAAATTGGCGGGGGTGCGACCTGCGACAGCCAGGACGTCCCCCACCGTGACTCGGTGACCGAGGCGCTCCAGCCCCGGCACCAACCCCTCGATCAGCATCGCCAAGGGGCCAAGCCGGCTGCCATGGTGCTTCCCGCAGAGGTCAAACGGGACGCCGACAATCTCGATCACGGCAAAAGTCTATCCAAGTCCCGCCTCCCCGCGAGGGCGGCACCTAAACTTCTGGCCCGTGGTCGGTGTCTTGGCTGTGCAGGGAGACTTCAGTCGCCACGGCGCCGTGTTGCAAAGACTGACCGGAACGCCCGCCGTCGAGGTCCGGACCGAGGAGGACCTGGCGCGGGTCGAGCGACTGGTCATCCCCGGCGGGGAGAGCACCACGGTGGGCTTACTGCTCAGCCGGTACGGCCTCGGCGCGGCGATTCAGGAGCGGGCTGCCCAGGGCATGCCGATCTGGGGCACGTGCATGGGCATGATCCTCATGGCCCGGGAGGTCGAGGGCCGCGCGCAGCACACGCTGGGCCTGCTCGACGTCACCGTGCGGCGCAACGCCTTCGGCGCCCAGGTCCATAGCTTCGAAGACAGCGTCGAGATCAAGGGAATGGAGACCCCGCTCACGGCCGTTTTCATACGCGCGCCAATCGTCACCCGGTGCGGGGAGGGCGTCGAACCCCTGGCTCGCTACGATGGGCATATCGTGGCCGTGCGACAGGGCAACCTCGTCGGCACCTCGTTCCACCCCGAGCTGACCGAAGATAATCGGTTTCACAAATGGTTCTTGGACCTGTAGAACCGAACATCCTTACGGCCGACCGAGTCGAAGACGTGTACCACCGACGCTTAACGGGCACGGAGGCCACGGATAAAAAGAAAGAGGCCCCGCTCTCGAGGGCTTAGAGAGACGGGGCTGGTTCGGGGGAGGAGAAAGCCTTTGGTGCCTTTGACTTCTCCACGAGCGCGCATGTTCCGGCCTTTCTAGAAAAACTGCGCGGATTCGTGTCGACGGACGTAGGTGCAGCGTATATCGGGCCCGATTCGTTGCGCGGTCGCCAGGTTCAAATTCAGTTCACCAGGCAGCTCAAGCCGCAGCCCCCCGCCGAAAGTCCTAGCTCCGAGGAACAGCTCTAGTCGGTCCCACGTCCCGGCCTCCGCAAACCGCCGGATTGTCTGCGGCCCGCCCTCGATCAACACCCCGACCGCACCCGCCTCAAGGACTCGCGCCAGGATCGACGGCGCATCCATCGCGACTTCGGTCTGCCGCGCATCGCGCGCACCGCCCGGCTCGACAAGCCAGAGCACCGGGCCCTCCTCCCGGAACAAGGCCTCCTCGCCGCTCAGCTCCGCGTGGGGGTCGAGAACGATCCTCAGCGGCTCGTTCCTGACCTCTGGCTCGCGAACAGTGAGGCGCGGGTCGTCGCGCGCGACCGTCTTCCACCCGACCATCACCGATCCCATCTCAGCGCGCAAGAGCCGAGCCTCCCGCCGGGCCTCCTCGCCCGTGATCCACTTGCTCTCGCCGTCTGGCCGGGCCATGAACCCGTCCAGGGTGACGGCCGCCTTCAGACAGACGTAGGGCCTGCGTGAGCGCTGTGCGGTCAGGAAAACCACGTTCGCGGCCTCGGCCTCCGCCGCCCCGAGCCCTTCATGGACTTCGACGCCTGCGGCGCGGAGCGTCTGCGCCCCCCCTGCGGCGCGTGGGTTCGGGTCGCCGATGGCGAACCACACCCTCGCAACCCCAGCCCGAACGACGGCCTCGGCACATGGGGGGGTGCGGCCATGGTGCGCACAGGGCTCCAAGGTCACAAAGAGGTCGGCGCCACGAGCCTGAGCGCCAGCCTCAGCGAGGGCCACGGCTTCGGCATGGGGTTGTCCCGCGGCCTCGTGCCAACCTCTGCCGACAACAACGCCGTCCTTCACGACCACGCAGCCGACGTGCGGGTTCGGCGCGGGGTATCCGCGGCGGGAAAGCCCCACCGCCTCGGCCATGAATCGCTCAGCTGCCGTCATGGTCGCGCAGCGAACCTTCCACCAGTTCGCGCAGGTTCCTTCGTTGCTCCTCGACGATCTCGCGCCGCCTTTGCCGGATGACGCCAAGGGCGCACGCCGCCGTCACGAGCCAGACCGTGCTCGTCACGCCGAAATAGGCGAGTGCCCGCTTGCCCCAGGCGACTTGCACCGAGCGTGGCGCGTCCCTTCGGGGCGCGGGCCCAACGATGAAGGGCCAGCCGATCATGAGCAGGATGCCGGCCACGAGGAACGTCGTAGTCGCGATCCTTAGGCGCATGACTCTCGGAGCCGGCGCATATTGCCCGCGATGTCTGCGCCCGAGACCAAGAACGAGCCCGCGACAAGCCACGTGGCCCCCGCTTGCGCGGCTTTCGGCGCGGTCTCCGGGTCTATTCCCCCGTCCACTTCGATCCCCAAGTCGGGGCGCAGGCTATGAAGGGCGCGCACCTTCTCTAGACAACCGGGGATGAGGCGCTGGCCGCCATAACCAGGGTTCACCGTCATGACCAGGGCGAGGTCCACCACGTCCAGCAACGGGTAGAGCGCTTCCACCGGCGTCCCGGGGTTGATCGCGACCCCGGCTTCGGCGCCTGCTTCGCGGATCTCCTGGGCCAGACGGTGGGCGTGGACCGTCGCTTCCGCATGGAAGATCACGCGGAAGCACCCCGCCTTCAGAAAAGCTCCGACGTGCCGCTCCGGGGCTTGGACCATTAGGTGCGCCTCTATGGGGATCGAGACGACCTTTGCGAGCGAGACGGCAAGGTCGGCGCCAAACGTGATCGGGGGCACGAACTGACCGTCCATAACGTCCAGGTGGAGGACGTCCGCGCCCGCAGCGGCCAAGTCACGGACCGGACTGGCAAAGTCCGCCGGGTCGCAAGAAAGAATCGACGGCGCAATCCGCACCGTCACTGCCCCGAGACTTCCTCCGCCTGTTTCGTCATCTGTGAGACGAGGTCGCCGTCGAAGAACACCCGGAAGATCGCTTCCTTGCCATATCCCACGTCCGAGACCTCGAACGTCTCGCCTTCTGAGTGGGTCGCCTCGTGGATCGTCTTGGTGTCCCGGTCGTCCGTCATGTCGATCCGCACCTTGACGTCCTTGGTGCCGGGCGGCATGGTCACTTTCAATTTGTACGTGTTGGAGGGCAGGCTCTCGTTCTGCCGGGGGCCTTCTTTGCCGCTGCTCACCCGGACGCGAACCCGCGAGCCGCGCTCCAGCTTTTTGCCCCAGCTCGGCACCTGGCTCACGATGAGCCCGGCCTCCAACTCAGGATCCCGCACCCGCTCGATCTGGTCGGCCAAGACCAGGTTCATCGAGGAGAGAAGGCGTTCCGCCTCGTCCAGCGAACGACCGCGCAGGTCAGGCACCTCCACGTTCCGTCCGCCCGCGCTCAGCACGACTTGGACGAACGAGTGCTCCCGGACCTTGCGCGAGCCCGCCGAGGGCTCCTGGGAGAGCACGATCCCCTGGGGAAACTTCTCGCTCGCCTCTTGCCGGTCGACGCGCAGGCGCAAGCCGATCTTATCGAGCGCCGAGGCCGCCTCCGCTTGGGACATCCCCACCACGTTCGGCAGGTCGATCAGCTTCGGCGTCTGTAAATTGAAGAAGACCCATCCCCCGATCAGCAGGGCAACGAGTGCGGTGCTGGCATAGACGATCGCCGCCAGCCACATGGGAACGCCGTCCGTCTCCTCGGGCTCCAGCGGGTTCGCCTTCGCCTTCGTCTTGGCTCTGCCCTTCGGCTTCATGGGTTCGGGTTCGATCGGGTCTTCGACTTTGGGCACTACCGCTTGGGGAGCAGAGACGACCGCCTTCTGGATCGGCCATGAAAGGGGCCGGCCAAAGCGGAGCGCGTCCTGCACCGTCCGAAGGTCTTCGGCCAGCTTCTCGACGCTGGCGTACCGTTCGGAGGGGGATTTCGACATGCACCGGCGGACCAGTTCGTCCAGGGCCGGCGGCACGCTCGGGTTCGTCGCGCGAATGGTCGGGTAGGGGGCGGTCGAGTGCTTGGTCGCGATCGCCATGGTCGAATCGCCCGGATAGGGCAACCTGCCCGAAAGCATCTGGTAGAGCAGGACGCCGAGCGAATAGATGTCGCTAGACGGGCTTGGCATTTCCCCGGCGGTCACCTCGGGCGCCAGATAGGGCGCCATTCCGCGCAGCATGGCAAGGCCCGCCTTTGAACTGCTCGCGTAGGTCTCCCAGAAGCCCGTCATGGTGAGCGTCACCTGTCCGGCCCCGCTCAGCAGGACGTGGCGGGCGCCCAGGTCACCGTGCGCCATCTTCTGCGCATGGATGGGCCCGAGCGCGTCGCAAATCTGGATCGCCGTGGCGAGGGCGAGCTGGACCGAAAAGGTGGCGAGCCGCCGCAGCCGGTCTTCCAAAGTGGCGGACGGCAGATATTCGCTCACGACCAAGAGCGAGTCGCCCTCTTCGATCGCCTCGAACGTCTTCTCGACCCCGTCCCCCTCGATCAGCCTTACGTGGTTCACGTGGGTCTTCACGGCGGCCAGGTACGACCTTTCGCTTGCGAACTCCGACTTGAGCAGGCGGACCTTCACGTCCTTGCCCGTCGTGCGGTCCAACGCGCGGTAGACCGAGAAGAGCGGGGAGCCCTCCAACTCCTGCTGGAGCTCATACCGGACGGCGAGCAACGAACCGATCACGCGTCGC carries:
- a CDS encoding arginase — translated: MIEIVGVPFDLCGKHHGSRLGPLAMLIEGLVPGLERLGHRVTVGDVLAVAGRTPANFQDQTAQAMRAYEATKARVSALIGSETLPVVLGGDHSLSIGSIAGALDVFREGLAVLWIDAHMDLNTPDTTPSGRLHGMPLGALSHLSPVDALIDEDPRGKPWLQPLFELWPQVLELVGETRLAGNRMGWVGLRDVDPGEVRNLRRLEDAFVRTMQDVDSDGILGVMQAVDRWLRETEAKSLWISFDVDVFDPDIAPGTGTAVRGGLTYREGHLVAETLCAYLNDPFCPYSLAGVDVVEVNPLRDTHNETARVANEWLFSLFGKTILHPVDPGRTEL
- the pdxT gene encoding pyridoxal 5'-phosphate synthase glutaminase subunit PdxT, translating into MVGVLAVQGDFSRHGAVLQRLTGTPAVEVRTEEDLARVERLVIPGGESTTVGLLLSRYGLGAAIQERAAQGMPIWGTCMGMILMAREVEGRAQHTLGLLDVTVRRNAFGAQVHSFEDSVEIKGMETPLTAVFIRAPIVTRCGEGVEPLARYDGHIVAVRQGNLVGTSFHPELTEDNRFHKWFLDL
- the ribD gene encoding bifunctional diaminohydroxyphosphoribosylaminopyrimidine deaminase/5-amino-6-(5-phosphoribosylamino)uracil reductase RibD encodes the protein MTAAERFMAEAVGLSRRGYPAPNPHVGCVVVKDGVVVGRGWHEAAGQPHAEAVALAEAGAQARGADLFVTLEPCAHHGRTPPCAEAVVRAGVARVWFAIGDPNPRAAGGAQTLRAAGVEVHEGLGAAEAEAANVVFLTAQRSRRPYVCLKAAVTLDGFMARPDGESKWITGEEARREARLLRAEMGSVMVGWKTVARDDPRLTVREPEVRNEPLRIVLDPHAELSGEEALFREEGPVLWLVEPGGARDARQTEVAMDAPSILARVLEAGAVGVLIEGGPQTIRRFAEAGTWDRLELFLGARTFGGGLRLELPGELNLNLATAQRIGPDIRCTYVRRHESAQFF
- the rpe gene encoding ribulose-phosphate 3-epimerase — protein: MTVRIAPSILSCDPADFASPVRDLAAAGADVLHLDVMDGQFVPPITFGADLAVSLAKVVSIPIEAHLMVQAPERHVGAFLKAGCFRVIFHAEATVHAHRLAQEIREAGAEAGVAINPGTPVEALYPLLDVVDLALVMTVNPGYGGQRLIPGCLEKVRALHSLRPDLGIEVDGGIDPETAPKAAQAGATWLVAGSFLVSGADIAGNMRRLRESCA
- a CDS encoding protein kinase yields the protein MIGSLLAVRYELQQELEGSPLFSVYRALDRTTGKDVKVRLLKSEFASERSYLAAVKTHVNHVRLIEGDGVEKTFEAIEEGDSLLVVSEYLPSATLEDRLRRLATFSVQLALATAIQICDALGPIHAQKMAHGDLGARHVLLSGAGQVTLTMTGFWETYASSSKAGLAMLRGMAPYLAPEVTAGEMPSPSSDIYSLGVLLYQMLSGRLPYPGDSTMAIATKHSTAPYPTIRATNPSVPPALDELVRRCMSKSPSERYASVEKLAEDLRTVQDALRFGRPLSWPIQKAVVSAPQAVVPKVEDPIEPEPMKPKGRAKTKAKANPLEPEETDGVPMWLAAIVYASTALVALLIGGWVFFNLQTPKLIDLPNVVGMSQAEAASALDKIGLRLRVDRQEASEKFPQGIVLSQEPSAGSRKVREHSFVQVVLSAGGRNVEVPDLRGRSLDEAERLLSSMNLVLADQIERVRDPELEAGLIVSQVPSWGKKLERGSRVRVRVSSGKEGPRQNESLPSNTYKLKVTMPPGTKDVKVRIDMTDDRDTKTIHEATHSEGETFEVSDVGYGKEAIFRVFFDGDLVSQMTKQAEEVSGQ